One genomic window of Enoplosus armatus isolate fEnoArm2 chromosome 19, fEnoArm2.hap1, whole genome shotgun sequence includes the following:
- the LOC139302354 gene encoding sterile alpha motif domain-containing protein 12-like: MGLSKRVSSWSVEEVLEWLQDQHPNHMGTLHKAIIKHAISGRALLRLKEHHLELLGVEAEGQQQEILQDLLLLRVHEEINELNDICSECFST, from the exons ATGGGCCTGTCAAAGCGAGTGTCGTCGTGGTCGGTGGAAGAAGTGCTGGAGTGGCTGCAGGATCAGCACCCAAACCACATGGGCACGCTCCATAAAGCCATAATTAAACACGCCATATCAG GCCGGGCGCTGCTGAGATTAAAGGAGCATCACCTGGAGCTCCTCGGGGTGGAGGCTGaggggcagcagcaggaaatcTTGCAGGACCTCCTCCTGCTCAGAGTTCACGAAGAAATCAATGAACTCAATGACATCTGCTCAG AGTGTTTTTCCACATAA